In the genome of Candidatus Korarchaeum sp., the window CATGACCAAAAGCAGAAAGGTGATTTGGAAAGGCAGAAGCAAAGCCTGCTGGATTACGCAAAATCAAAGGGATACGAGGTTGTTGCAGTTTTAGAAGATGTAGCAAGCGGGCTTAAAGAGGAGAGGGAATCGTTGAGCAAGCTCTTCAATCTTGTTGAGAGGCGGGAGATAGGAGTTACAATAGTGGCTTTTAAGGACAGGCTAACTAGGTTTGGCTTCAGCTATTTGGAGAGGTACTTTTCATCGCATGGTGTTAGGATTGAGGTTGTTAATGGGGAGGAGCCTGAGGACGCTTACCAAGAGCTTGTAGAGGACTTGATAGCCACAGTTACGAGCTTCGCTGGGAAGCTCTACGGCTTGAGGAGCCACAAGT includes:
- a CDS encoding IS607 family transposase, yielding MMPEKLLTLQEACRRLGIHPNTLRKWDKQGKIRVVRTVGGRRRIPESELERLMGFVKPDVSKKAAIYVRVSSHDQKQKGDLERQKQSLLDYAKSKGYEVVAVLEDVASGLKEERESLSKLFNLVERREIGVTIVAFKDRLTRFGFSYLERYFSSHGVRIEVVNGEEPEDAYQELVEDLIATVTSFAGKLYGLRSHK